One genomic segment of Alicycliphilus denitrificans K601 includes these proteins:
- the typA gene encoding translational GTPase TypA, producing MSKQIRNIAIIAHVDHGKTTMVDQLLRQSGTFAAHEKVVDTVMDSNAIERERGITILAKNCAVSWEGTHINILDTPGHADFGGEVERALSMVDGVVLLIDAQEGPMPQTRFVTKKALALGLKPIVVVNKVDKPGARPDYVVNAAFDLFDKLGATDEQLDFPVVYASGINGWSSLEQGAPGEQWGPDMSALFNTILKHVPSVKGDPAAPVQMQVSALDYSTFVGRIGVGRITQGTLKAGQDVLVMAGPDGASYKGRINQIHQFQGLDRVQVSEAGPSEIVLINGIENVGIGETITDPANPQPLPMLKIDEPTLTMNFCVNTSPLAGREGKFVTSRQIWDRLQRELRSNVALRVKETDEDGIFEVSGRGELHLTILLEEMRREGYELAVSKPRVVFKDIDGVRCEPIELVTADIEEGHQGGVMQALGERKGELVNMEPDGRGRVRLEYRIPARGLIGFTNEFLNLTRGSGLISNIFDSYEPHKGEIGGRKNGVLISMDDGEIFTYALGKLDDRGRMFVRAGDPVYEGMIVGVHNRDNDLVVNATRTKQLTNFRVSGKEDAIKVTPPIELSLEYGVEFIEEDELVEITPKSIRLRKRHLKEHERKRASREGA from the coding sequence ATGAGCAAACAAATCCGCAACATCGCCATCATTGCCCACGTCGACCATGGCAAGACCACCATGGTGGACCAGCTGCTGCGCCAGTCCGGCACCTTTGCCGCCCACGAGAAGGTCGTGGACACCGTGATGGACAGCAACGCCATCGAACGCGAGCGCGGCATCACCATCCTGGCCAAGAACTGCGCCGTGTCCTGGGAGGGCACGCACATCAACATCCTCGACACGCCCGGCCACGCGGACTTCGGCGGCGAGGTGGAGCGCGCCCTGTCCATGGTGGACGGCGTGGTGCTGCTGATCGACGCGCAGGAAGGTCCCATGCCGCAGACGCGCTTCGTGACCAAGAAGGCGCTGGCGCTGGGGCTCAAGCCCATCGTCGTCGTGAACAAGGTGGACAAGCCCGGCGCGCGCCCCGACTACGTGGTCAACGCCGCGTTCGACCTGTTCGACAAGCTGGGCGCCACCGACGAGCAGCTCGACTTCCCCGTGGTCTATGCCTCGGGCATCAACGGCTGGAGCTCGCTGGAGCAGGGCGCGCCCGGCGAGCAGTGGGGCCCCGACATGTCGGCCCTGTTCAACACCATCCTCAAGCACGTGCCCTCGGTCAAGGGCGACCCGGCGGCGCCGGTGCAGATGCAAGTCTCGGCGTTGGATTACTCCACCTTCGTGGGCCGCATCGGCGTGGGCCGCATCACCCAGGGCACGCTTAAGGCAGGCCAGGACGTGCTGGTCATGGCCGGGCCCGATGGCGCCAGCTACAAGGGCCGCATCAACCAGATCCACCAGTTCCAGGGCCTGGACCGCGTGCAGGTGAGCGAGGCCGGCCCGAGCGAGATCGTGCTCATCAACGGCATCGAGAACGTGGGCATCGGCGAGACCATCACCGACCCCGCCAATCCGCAGCCGCTGCCCATGCTCAAGATCGACGAGCCGACGCTGACCATGAACTTCTGCGTCAACACCAGCCCGCTGGCCGGGCGCGAGGGCAAGTTCGTGACCAGCCGCCAGATCTGGGACCGCCTGCAAAGGGAGCTGCGCTCCAACGTGGCGCTGCGCGTGAAGGAGACCGACGAGGACGGCATCTTCGAGGTCTCGGGCCGCGGCGAGCTGCACCTGACCATCCTGCTCGAAGAGATGCGCCGCGAGGGCTACGAGCTGGCCGTCAGCAAGCCGCGCGTGGTGTTCAAGGACATCGACGGCGTGCGCTGCGAGCCCATCGAGCTGGTGACGGCCGACATCGAGGAAGGCCACCAGGGTGGCGTGATGCAGGCGCTGGGCGAGCGCAAGGGCGAGCTCGTGAACATGGAGCCGGACGGGCGCGGCCGCGTGCGGCTGGAGTACCGCATCCCGGCGCGCGGGCTGATCGGCTTCACCAACGAGTTCCTGAATCTCACGCGCGGCTCGGGCCTCATCAGCAACATCTTCGACAGCTACGAGCCGCACAAGGGCGAGATCGGCGGGCGCAAGAACGGCGTGCTGATCAGCATGGACGACGGCGAGATCTTCACCTATGCCCTGGGCAAGCTCGACGACCGCGGCCGCATGTTCGTGCGCGCGGGCGACCCGGTGTACGAGGGCATGATTGTCGGCGTGCACAACCGCGACAACGACCTCGTGGTGAACGCCACGCGCACCAAGCAGCTCACCAACTTCCGCGTGAGCGGCAAGGAAGATGCCATCAAGGTCACCCCGCCCATCGAGCTGTCGCTCGAATATGGCGTGGAGTTCATCGAGGAAGACGAGCTGGTGGAGATCACGCCCAAGAGCATCCGCCTGCGCAAGCGCCACCTGAAGGAGCACGAGCGCAAGCGCGCCAGCCGCGAGGGCGCATGA
- a CDS encoding class I SAM-dependent methyltransferase, with amino-acid sequence MQSRPTQKALPPTSPAPAPAVAPRTLPLHAVPSTLLIPLAARAAGDACFPHLACGDAEASRQLRHLGVDVSTYLADRPTVLNVLWRTRRIRAAGRAFFARHPHAWGINLGCGLSHYFQWLDNGRNTWVDADLPEVMALRRALDPPLSPRLRRAILDITHPQWWQALHLPRRALAQPLFVVCEGVLMYLRPAQARQVLAQFATHAPAGSRLWVDVLPQCAVGHARWHSSVGRTGAEFQWGIRHPDELCASHPRLRLLQLHSVAECYGWLGRGLDALWNPWIGMPLYGLAELGV; translated from the coding sequence ATGCAATCCAGGCCAACCCAAAAGGCTCTGCCGCCCACCTCCCCGGCGCCTGCCCCGGCCGTGGCGCCGCGCACCCTGCCCCTGCATGCCGTGCCCAGCACGCTGCTCATTCCCCTGGCGGCACGCGCCGCAGGCGATGCCTGCTTCCCCCACCTGGCCTGCGGCGACGCCGAGGCCTCCCGCCAGCTGCGCCACCTCGGCGTGGACGTCAGCACCTACCTGGCGGACCGCCCCACGGTCCTGAACGTCCTGTGGCGCACCCGGCGCATCCGGGCAGCGGGCCGTGCCTTCTTCGCCCGGCACCCGCACGCCTGGGGCATCAACCTGGGGTGCGGCCTGTCGCATTATTTCCAGTGGCTGGACAACGGCCGCAACACCTGGGTCGATGCCGACCTGCCCGAGGTCATGGCGCTGCGCCGCGCGCTGGATCCGCCGCTGTCGCCCCGGCTGCGCCGCGCCATACTCGACATCACGCATCCCCAATGGTGGCAGGCGCTGCACCTGCCGCGGCGCGCGCTGGCCCAGCCGCTGTTCGTGGTGTGCGAAGGCGTTCTCATGTACCTGCGGCCCGCGCAGGCGCGGCAGGTGCTGGCGCAGTTCGCCACCCATGCGCCCGCCGGCTCGCGCCTGTGGGTCGACGTGCTGCCCCAGTGCGCCGTCGGCCATGCCCGCTGGCATTCCAGCGTGGGCCGCACGGGGGCCGAGTTCCAATGGGGCATCCGCCACCCGGATGAGCTGTGCGCCAGCCACCCCCGCCTGCGCCTGCTGCAACTGCACAGCGTGGCCGAATGCTATGGCTGGCTGGGCCGGGGGCTCGATGCGCTGTGGAATCCCTGGATCGGCATGCCGCTGTACGGCCTTGCGGAGCTTGGGGTGTAG
- a CDS encoding enoyl-CoA hydratase/isomerase family protein, translated as MTEMATEVVAEVRGRVGCITLNRPKALNALSLGMVRDLMATLLAWQHDDKVLAVAIRGNGREGPFGAFCAGGDIRFLHAAGSVGNPQLEDFFTEEYALNHLIHNYGKPYIAFMDGIVMGGGMGISQGGSLRIVTERTKMAMPETAIGLFPDVGGGYFLSRCPGRVGEWLALTGDTIGAADAIAFGLADGFLPADQQAAVWEGLGTQAFADGAAAQQWVASKFVAAGACQISARTQIDQYFALDGVSAIVAALERANDDWARATAATLRKRSPLMLHVVLEQIRRARAMGLADDLRMERDMVRHCFYLRPGESETLEGIRALAVDKDQNPAWRPARIEDVSPELVQAFFKSPWPAHAHPLAALR; from the coding sequence ATGACGGAGATGGCAACGGAAGTCGTGGCCGAGGTGCGCGGCCGGGTGGGCTGCATCACGCTGAACCGCCCGAAGGCGCTCAACGCCTTGTCGCTGGGCATGGTGCGCGACCTGATGGCCACGCTGCTGGCCTGGCAGCACGATGACAAGGTGCTGGCCGTGGCGATCCGCGGCAATGGCCGCGAGGGCCCGTTCGGCGCCTTCTGCGCGGGCGGCGATATCCGCTTCCTGCACGCCGCGGGCAGCGTGGGCAATCCGCAGCTCGAAGATTTCTTCACCGAGGAATACGCCCTCAACCACCTGATCCACAACTACGGCAAGCCCTACATCGCCTTCATGGACGGCATCGTCATGGGCGGCGGCATGGGCATCAGCCAGGGCGGTAGCCTGCGCATCGTGACCGAGCGTACCAAGATGGCCATGCCCGAGACGGCGATCGGCCTGTTCCCGGACGTGGGCGGCGGCTACTTCCTCTCGCGCTGCCCCGGCCGCGTGGGCGAGTGGCTGGCCCTGACGGGCGACACCATAGGCGCGGCCGACGCGATCGCCTTCGGTCTTGCGGACGGCTTCCTCCCCGCCGACCAGCAGGCGGCCGTGTGGGAGGGCCTGGGCACGCAGGCGTTTGCCGACGGCGCGGCGGCGCAGCAGTGGGTTGCCTCAAAGTTCGTAGCTGCTGGCGCTTGCCAGATAAGCGCTAGAACCCAAATTGACCAATATTTCGCGCTGGACGGCGTGTCCGCCATCGTGGCCGCGCTGGAGCGTGCCAATGACGATTGGGCACGCGCCACGGCCGCCACGCTGCGCAAGCGCTCGCCGCTGATGCTGCACGTGGTGCTGGAGCAGATCCGCCGCGCGCGCGCCATGGGCCTGGCCGACGACCTGCGCATGGAGCGCGATATGGTGCGCCACTGCTTCTACCTGCGCCCAGGCGAGAGCGAGACCCTGGAAGGCATCCGCGCCCTGGCCGTGGACAAGGACCAGAACCCCGCCTGGCGCCCCGCACGCATCGAGGACGTGAGCCCCGAGCTGGTGCAGGCCTTCTTCAAGAGCCCCTGGCCGGCGCACGCTCACCCTCTGGCGGCGCTGCGCTGA
- a CDS encoding anti-sigma factor family protein: MNSPRPPLPPNGAELHALVDGRLPPEHAERLRASLDARTREEADDWERQRALLRTLHADWLERPVPDALRQAADQLQDTHDGRSRWALWGGIAASWVLAFGLGWGLHGPWGGGATLAVAPSSPPLRFAQQAAVAHAVYQPEQRHPVEVTAAQQDHLVQWLSKRLARPLTVPHLQAQGFDLVGGRLLPGGSGARAQFMYQDTAGKRITLYLGALEDAQAEAFHFYSQGPVSGFYWVEHGFGYALSGELPRPALQALATAVYQQLQLSAAPPEGERAPARGS; this comes from the coding sequence ATGAACTCCCCTCGCCCGCCCCTCCCCCCGAATGGCGCCGAACTGCATGCCCTGGTGGACGGGCGCCTGCCGCCGGAGCATGCCGAGCGGCTGCGCGCCAGCCTCGACGCCCGAACGCGCGAGGAGGCCGATGACTGGGAGCGGCAGCGCGCGTTGCTGCGGACATTGCACGCGGACTGGCTGGAGCGCCCCGTGCCCGACGCCCTGCGCCAGGCGGCCGACCAGCTGCAGGACACGCACGACGGGCGCAGCCGCTGGGCCCTCTGGGGCGGCATCGCCGCGAGCTGGGTACTGGCCTTCGGCCTGGGTTGGGGCCTGCACGGGCCCTGGGGCGGTGGCGCCACGCTGGCAGTGGCCCCCTCCTCGCCGCCCCTGCGGTTTGCGCAGCAGGCCGCCGTGGCCCATGCGGTCTACCAACCGGAACAGCGCCATCCCGTGGAGGTGACAGCGGCACAGCAGGATCACCTGGTGCAATGGCTGTCCAAGCGCCTGGCACGCCCGCTCACGGTGCCGCACCTGCAGGCGCAAGGCTTCGATCTGGTGGGCGGCCGCCTGTTGCCCGGTGGCAGCGGCGCACGCGCCCAGTTCATGTACCAGGATACCGCGGGCAAGCGCATCACCCTGTACCTGGGAGCGCTGGAGGATGCGCAGGCCGAGGCCTTCCATTTCTACAGCCAGGGGCCGGTGTCGGGCTTCTACTGGGTGGAGCACGGCTTTGGCTATGCGCTCAGCGGCGAGCTGCCGCGGCCCGCGCTGCAAGCGCTGGCCACGGCCGTGTACCAGCAGCTGCAGCTCAGCGCAGCGCCGCCAGAGGGTGAGCGTGCGCCGGCCAGGGGCTCTTGA
- a CDS encoding RNA polymerase sigma factor, whose protein sequence is MNRAQIVEQLPGLRRYARALTGDAWAADDLVQDTLERACRKWLLWRSGSDLRAWLFTLMHNLYLNQRRGLLAVQALDAESLAALPGADGAASDVAIDLDRCLQRLPAEQRAVLLLVTLEDMAYADVARVLDIPVGTVMSRLSRARSRMRELLEQAPAHAPAFPRDPSTPLRRMK, encoded by the coding sequence ATGAACCGCGCCCAGATCGTGGAACAGCTGCCCGGGCTGCGCCGCTATGCGCGCGCTCTCACCGGCGACGCCTGGGCGGCCGACGATCTGGTGCAGGACACGCTGGAGCGCGCCTGCCGCAAGTGGCTGCTGTGGCGCAGCGGCAGCGATCTGCGCGCCTGGCTGTTCACGCTGATGCACAACCTGTACCTGAACCAGCGCCGCGGCCTGTTGGCGGTGCAGGCGCTGGACGCGGAGAGCCTTGCCGCGCTGCCGGGCGCGGACGGCGCGGCGAGCGACGTCGCCATCGACCTCGACCGCTGCCTGCAGCGCCTGCCGGCGGAGCAGCGCGCCGTGCTCCTGCTGGTGACGCTGGAGGACATGGCCTACGCCGACGTGGCGCGCGTGCTGGACATTCCCGTGGGCACCGTGATGTCGCGCCTGTCGCGCGCACGCAGCCGCATGCGCGAGCTGCTGGAACAGGCCCCGGCCCATGCGCCCGCCTTCCCACGCGACCCGTCCACCCCTTTGCGCCGCATGAAATGA
- the smpB gene encoding SsrA-binding protein SmpB — protein sequence MAKKPETSSRIADNKKAAYNYFFEERHEAGMVLHGWEVKALREGKVQLTDGYVVIKDGELFLIGCQINPLKTASTHVNPDATRIKKLLLHKDEIRRLIGKVEQKGYTLVPLNLHWKDGRAKCDIALAKGKAEHDKRDTIKEREGKREVERAMKSRHR from the coding sequence ATGGCCAAGAAACCCGAAACATCGTCACGCATCGCCGACAACAAGAAAGCGGCATACAACTACTTCTTCGAAGAGCGCCACGAGGCCGGCATGGTGCTGCACGGCTGGGAGGTCAAGGCGCTGCGCGAGGGCAAGGTGCAGCTCACCGACGGCTACGTGGTCATCAAGGATGGCGAGCTCTTCCTGATCGGCTGCCAGATCAATCCGCTGAAGACCGCGTCCACCCACGTCAATCCCGACGCCACACGTATCAAGAAGCTGCTGCTGCACAAGGACGAGATCCGCCGCCTCATCGGCAAGGTGGAACAGAAGGGCTACACCCTGGTGCCGCTGAACCTGCACTGGAAGGACGGTCGTGCCAAGTGCGACATCGCCCTGGCCAAGGGCAAGGCAGAACACGACAAGCGCGACACCATCAAGGAACGCGAGGGCAAGCGCGAGGTGGAGCGCGCCATGAAGAGCCGCCACCGCTGA
- a CDS encoding type II toxin-antitoxin system RatA family toxin: protein MKTVNKSVLIWYSPEEMFALVTDVAKYPQFLPWCDHATVLERSEHGMKAEVGISLGGLHKSFVTRNTHEEGRRVKMELVEGPFSKLDGDWHFHPVGDGSQRACKVELQLHYGFDSKALAALVGPVFDRIAATFVDAFIKRAEQVYG, encoded by the coding sequence ATGAAAACCGTCAACAAGTCCGTTCTCATCTGGTACAGCCCCGAAGAAATGTTCGCCCTCGTGACGGACGTGGCCAAGTACCCGCAGTTCCTGCCCTGGTGCGACCACGCCACCGTGCTGGAGCGCAGCGAGCACGGAATGAAGGCGGAGGTGGGCATCTCCCTTGGCGGGCTGCACAAGTCCTTCGTGACGCGCAACACCCACGAAGAGGGCCGCCGCGTGAAGATGGAGCTGGTCGAGGGGCCGTTCTCCAAGCTCGATGGGGACTGGCACTTCCACCCCGTGGGCGATGGCTCGCAGCGTGCCTGCAAGGTCGAGCTGCAGCTGCACTATGGCTTTGACAGCAAGGCGCTGGCCGCCCTGGTCGGGCCCGTGTTCGACCGCATTGCCGCCACCTTCGTCGACGCCTTCATCAAGCGGGCCGAGCAGGTCTACGGCTGA
- a CDS encoding RnfH family protein, whose amino-acid sequence MADMLRVTVAASLQASEVREWQLRLPAGASVADAVLACNIDVQHGRLACGIWGRAVELHERLRDGDRVECCRPLTVDPKLARRQRFASQGARAAGLFAKRRAGSKSGY is encoded by the coding sequence ATGGCCGACATGCTGCGCGTCACGGTGGCTGCCTCGCTGCAGGCGTCCGAGGTGCGCGAGTGGCAGCTGCGGCTGCCCGCCGGCGCCAGCGTGGCGGATGCGGTGCTGGCGTGCAATATCGACGTACAGCATGGCCGCCTGGCGTGCGGCATATGGGGCAGGGCGGTCGAGCTGCACGAGCGGCTGCGCGACGGGGACCGGGTGGAGTGCTGCCGCCCGCTGACCGTGGACCCCAAGCTGGCGCGCCGCCAGCGCTTCGCGAGCCAGGGCGCGCGCGCGGCGGGCCTGTTCGCCAAGCGCCGCGCCGGCTCCAAGTCCGGATATTGA
- a CDS encoding DUF4124 domain-containing protein — translation MKPYKLVLLALACTWAIGAFAQWQWVDKDGRKVFSDRPPPQDVPEKNILKQPHTGSPSRPAAAPQATAGSDASSPAQAAPGTGKDKQLEENKAKAEAAEAAKKKAEQERQAKVRADNCARAKLVKAQLAPGRLVSHTNANGERSFMDDATRAAELSRADAVIASDCQ, via the coding sequence ATGAAACCATACAAGCTTGTTCTGCTGGCGCTGGCCTGTACCTGGGCCATCGGGGCCTTTGCGCAATGGCAGTGGGTGGACAAGGATGGGCGCAAGGTTTTCAGCGACCGACCTCCACCGCAGGACGTTCCCGAGAAGAACATCCTCAAGCAGCCCCACACAGGCAGCCCGTCGCGCCCGGCGGCCGCGCCTCAAGCCACGGCCGGCTCTGACGCCTCGTCCCCCGCGCAGGCCGCGCCCGGCACGGGCAAGGACAAGCAGCTGGAGGAGAACAAGGCCAAGGCCGAAGCCGCCGAGGCCGCCAAGAAGAAGGCCGAGCAGGAGCGCCAAGCCAAGGTGCGCGCCGACAACTGCGCGCGCGCCAAGCTGGTCAAGGCCCAGCTGGCTCCAGGCCGCTTGGTAAGCCACACCAACGCCAACGGCGAACGCAGCTTCATGGACGATGCGACGCGGGCGGCAGAGCTGAGCCGCGCAGATGCGGTGATCGCCTCCGACTGCCAGTAG
- the guaB gene encoding IMP dehydrogenase encodes MRLLGKALTFDDVLLVPAYSQVLPKDTSLSTRFTRNIQLNLPLVSAAMDTVTEARLAIAIAQEGGIGVIHKNMTAQQQAAEVSRVKRHESGVVHDPVVITPEHTVLQVLELSENLGISGFPVCDGGKVVGIVTSRDVRFETRYDVKVSQIMTPREKLITVNEKDHTSPAQAKALLNKHKLERLLVVNDGFELKGLITVKDINKQTTFPNAARDSEGRLRVAAAVGVGEGTEERVAALVKAGVDAIVVDTAHGHSKGVIERVRWVKQNYPQVDVIGGNIATGAAALALVEAGADAVKVGIGPGSICTTRIVAGVGVPQIMAIDNVATALKGTGVPLIADGGIRFSGDIAKAIAAGASTIMMGGMFAGTEEAPGEVILYQGRSYKSYRGMGSIGAMQQGSADRYFQEATTGNPNADKLVPEGIEGRVPYKGSMVSIVFQMAGGVRAAMGYCGCATIAEMNDKAEFVEITAAGIRESHVHDVQITKEAPNYRAD; translated from the coding sequence ATGCGCCTTCTCGGAAAAGCGCTCACCTTCGACGATGTGTTGCTGGTGCCAGCGTACTCCCAGGTCCTGCCCAAGGACACCTCCCTTTCCACGCGCTTCACGCGCAACATCCAGCTCAACCTGCCTCTCGTGTCCGCCGCCATGGACACCGTCACGGAAGCGCGCCTGGCCATCGCCATCGCGCAGGAGGGGGGCATCGGCGTCATCCACAAGAACATGACGGCCCAGCAGCAGGCGGCCGAGGTGTCCAGGGTCAAGCGCCACGAATCCGGCGTGGTGCACGATCCGGTGGTCATCACGCCCGAGCATACGGTGCTGCAGGTGCTCGAATTGTCGGAGAACCTGGGCATCTCGGGCTTTCCGGTGTGCGACGGTGGCAAGGTGGTGGGCATCGTCACTAGCCGCGACGTGCGCTTCGAGACGCGCTACGACGTCAAGGTCAGCCAGATCATGACGCCGCGCGAAAAGCTCATCACCGTCAACGAAAAAGACCACACCAGCCCGGCGCAGGCCAAGGCGCTCCTGAACAAGCACAAGCTCGAACGCCTGCTGGTGGTCAACGATGGCTTCGAGCTCAAAGGCTTGATCACCGTCAAGGACATCAACAAGCAGACCACCTTCCCCAACGCCGCGCGCGACAGCGAGGGCCGCCTGCGCGTGGCCGCCGCCGTGGGCGTGGGTGAGGGCACGGAAGAGCGCGTGGCGGCCCTGGTCAAGGCCGGAGTGGACGCCATCGTGGTGGACACGGCCCACGGCCACAGCAAGGGTGTGATTGAGCGCGTGCGCTGGGTCAAGCAGAACTATCCACAGGTCGACGTGATCGGTGGCAACATCGCCACCGGCGCAGCGGCGCTGGCGCTGGTCGAGGCGGGCGCGGACGCGGTCAAGGTCGGCATCGGCCCGGGCTCGATCTGCACCACGCGCATCGTGGCCGGCGTGGGCGTGCCGCAGATCATGGCCATCGACAACGTGGCCACGGCCCTCAAGGGCACGGGCGTGCCTCTGATCGCCGACGGCGGCATCCGCTTCTCGGGCGACATCGCCAAGGCCATCGCCGCGGGCGCGTCCACCATCATGATGGGCGGCATGTTCGCGGGCACGGAAGAAGCGCCGGGCGAGGTCATCCTCTACCAGGGCCGCTCCTACAAGAGCTACCGCGGCATGGGCTCCATCGGCGCCATGCAGCAGGGCAGCGCCGACCGCTACTTCCAGGAAGCGACCACCGGCAACCCCAACGCCGACAAGCTGGTGCCCGAGGGCATCGAAGGCCGTGTGCCGTACAAGGGCTCGATGGTGTCAATCGTGTTCCAGATGGCAGGCGGCGTGCGTGCGGCCATGGGCTATTGCGGCTGCGCCACCATTGCCGAGATGAACGACAAGGCCGAGTTCGTCGAGATCACCGCCGCCGGCATCCGCGAATCGCACGTGCACGATGTGCAGATCACCAAGGAAGCTCCCAACTACCGCGCCGACTAA
- the guaA gene encoding glutamine-hydrolyzing GMP synthase: protein MQHDKILILDFGSQVTQLIARRVREAHVYCEVHPCDVSSEWVRSFAADGRLKGVILSGSHASVYEVDDKAPEAVFELGVPVLGICYGMQTMANQLGGKVEGSHTREFGYAEVRAHGHTELLKGIEDFATPEGYGMLKVWMSHGDKVTGLPPGFKLMASTPSCPIAGMADEARRFYAVQFHPEVTHTVQGRALLERFVLGICAARPDWVMKDHIAEAVEAIRAQVGDEEVILGLSGGVDSSVAAALIHRAIGDQLTCVFVDHGLLRLNEGDMVMDMFEGKLHAKVIRVDASELFLSKLAGVSEPEQKRKIIGGLFVDVFKAEAAKLKAAGGGHKGATFLAQGTIYPDVIESGGAKSKKAVTIKSHHNVGGLPEQLGLKLLEPLRDLFKDEVRELGVALGLPREMVYRHPFPGPGLGVRILGEVKKEYADLLRRADAIFIAELRACIDPASGKSWYDLTSQAFTVFLPVKSVGVMGDGRTYDYVVALRAVQTSDFMTADWAELPYELLKKVSGRIINEVRGINRVTYDVSSKPPATIEWE, encoded by the coding sequence ATGCAACACGACAAGATCCTCATCCTCGACTTCGGCTCCCAGGTCACACAGCTCATCGCGCGGCGCGTGCGCGAGGCCCATGTGTACTGCGAGGTTCATCCGTGCGATGTCAGCAGCGAATGGGTGCGCTCTTTTGCGGCAGATGGCAGGCTCAAGGGCGTGATTCTCTCGGGCAGCCACGCCAGCGTGTACGAGGTGGACGACAAGGCGCCGGAGGCGGTGTTCGAGCTGGGCGTCCCGGTACTCGGCATCTGCTACGGCATGCAGACCATGGCCAACCAGCTCGGCGGCAAAGTCGAGGGCTCGCACACGCGCGAATTCGGCTACGCCGAAGTGCGCGCCCATGGCCATACCGAACTGCTCAAGGGCATCGAGGACTTCGCTACGCCCGAGGGCTACGGCATGCTGAAGGTCTGGATGAGCCACGGCGACAAGGTCACCGGGCTGCCGCCGGGGTTCAAGCTCATGGCATCCACACCGTCCTGCCCCATTGCGGGCATGGCGGACGAGGCACGGCGCTTTTACGCCGTGCAGTTCCACCCCGAGGTCACGCACACGGTGCAGGGCCGGGCGCTGCTGGAGCGCTTCGTTCTCGGCATTTGCGCAGCCAGGCCTGATTGGGTCATGAAGGACCATATCGCCGAGGCCGTCGAGGCCATCCGCGCCCAGGTGGGCGACGAGGAGGTAATCCTGGGCCTGTCCGGCGGCGTGGATTCGAGCGTGGCTGCCGCGCTGATCCACCGTGCCATCGGCGATCAGCTGACCTGCGTGTTCGTCGACCACGGTCTGCTACGCCTCAACGAGGGCGACATGGTCATGGACATGTTCGAAGGCAAGCTGCATGCGAAGGTGATTCGCGTGGATGCGAGCGAGCTGTTCCTCTCCAAGCTCGCGGGCGTCTCCGAACCCGAGCAAAAGCGCAAGATCATCGGCGGCCTGTTCGTGGATGTTTTCAAGGCCGAGGCCGCCAAGCTCAAGGCTGCAGGAGGCGGCCACAAGGGCGCGACCTTCCTGGCACAGGGCACCATCTATCCGGACGTGATCGAGTCGGGTGGCGCCAAGAGCAAAAAGGCCGTCACCATCAAGAGCCACCACAACGTCGGCGGCTTGCCTGAGCAACTGGGCTTGAAGCTGCTCGAACCCCTGCGCGACCTGTTCAAGGACGAGGTGCGCGAACTGGGCGTGGCGCTAGGCCTGCCGCGCGAGATGGTTTATCGCCACCCCTTCCCCGGCCCAGGTCTTGGCGTGCGCATCCTGGGCGAGGTGAAGAAGGAATACGCCGACCTGCTGCGCCGTGCCGACGCGATCTTCATCGCAGAACTGCGTGCCTGCATCGATCCAGCCAGCGGCAAGAGCTGGTACGACCTGACCAGCCAGGCCTTCACCGTCTTCCTGCCCGTGAAGAGCGTGGGCGTGATGGGCGACGGCCGCACCTACGACTACGTGGTCGCGCTGCGCGCCGTGCAGACCTCGGATTTCATGACGGCGGACTGGGCTGAGCTGCCCTACGAGCTGCTGAAGAAGGTCTCTGGGCGCATCATCAACGAGGTGCGTGGTATCAATCGCGTGACCTATGACGTAAGCAGCAAGCCGCCGGCGACGATCGAGTGGGAGTGA